The genomic DNA GTGATGAAGTAATATGATGGAGCTTTGGCGATCATTCGGCTGGTCGGTGCCGATCTTGCTAACCGCCGCCACCGCCTTGATCATGATCATCATCACGAATCAAGGCCGGTCCCGCAAGCGGGATCTTCTCCCGAAAGTGTTCACGATTCTCTCAATCGGGGCTGTCTGCCTCCTGACATTGACACCTTTGGATGGACCGAATATATCGGAAGGCCAAACCAATCTTGAGCCATTTTCAAACTTGAAGTTGAACCTTCATGGCCCGCATGTGGAAGTTCCCATAAGGAATCTTCTGGCAAATGTCCTGTTGTTCGTCCCATTCGGTTTTTTCGCAGCCTGGTGGATGAAGAGGAAGAAGGCATTGTGGTTGAAAGTGACGGGTGCTGGTGCACTACTGTCCTTGATCATTGAAGCATGTCAGTATACATTCCCTCTCGGAAGGGCGACAGATATCGACGATTGGATGATGAATACCCTGGGTGCCTTGATGGGGGTCCTCTTGTTTGGGCTAGGCCAGAGCCTATATAGAATAATAAAGAACAACTGGAGAAGAGGAAGGCCGTAGACTACGGCCTTCCTTTGTTATGTATCACGCCCCTCCTTAAGACAAATGCTATAGGAAAAAGGAGGAGGGATAAAATGAAGAAATGGATGATTTGGACTCTGAGTCTCTGCCTTTTCCTTTCGTATATACTCTGGCTGATGAATGTGGATGTGAAAAAAGGAGCGGCAGAATATGAACGAAATCATCCACCGGTCCAGACGTCCTTCTATGATGGAAAGGCGTCGATCCTGAATGATGGTAAATCATTTTACTCTTCTTTAACAACAGACGTCGAGAACGCCCGGCATTCGGTCAGCATCCATTTCTTCATTATACGGGACGATGATGTGACCCGCCCCTTCTTTTCTTTGCTTCAGAGAAAAGCGGAAGAAGGGGTCGATATCCGGTTATCGGTTGACGCTGTCGGATCGGATATGAAAGGCAGCACGATCGAAGGCCTGAAAGCGAGCGGTGTGAAATTCCTCAAAAGCCGACCTGTCAAACCTGAACATGTATTTTATCGTCTGCATCATCGAAATCACAGGCGGATCATCGTCATTGATGATACCATCACCTATATCGGTGGATTCAATTTGGGCAAAGAATATATCGGGAAAGATCCTGACCTTGGCTACTGGAGGGATTATCATCTTCGGATCGAAGGTGACGTGGCCAAAGAAGCCGCCCTTCAATTTAACCGTGATTGGAAGGAAGATGGCGGCAAGGGAAGGAAGACATCTGAAGGGAAATCGACTATCCATTCCGGTGATTCCCGCTATTCCCTGCTGTTCAATACAGGTGGGGATCTGGAAGGGAGGATG from Rossellomorea marisflavi includes the following:
- a CDS encoding VanZ family protein, encoding MMELWRSFGWSVPILLTAATALIMIIITNQGRSRKRDLLPKVFTILSIGAVCLLTLTPLDGPNISEGQTNLEPFSNLKLNLHGPHVEVPIRNLLANVLLFVPFGFFAAWWMKRKKALWLKVTGAGALLSLIIEACQYTFPLGRATDIDDWMMNTLGALMGVLLFGLGQSLYRIIKNNWRRGRP
- a CDS encoding phospholipase D-like domain-containing protein, encoding MKKWMIWTLSLCLFLSYILWLMNVDVKKGAAEYERNHPPVQTSFYDGKASILNDGKSFYSSLTTDVENARHSVSIHFFIIRDDDVTRPFFSLLQRKAEEGVDIRLSVDAVGSDMKGSTIEGLKASGVKFLKSRPVKPEHVFYRLHHRNHRRIIVIDDTITYIGGFNLGKEYIGKDPDLGYWRDYHLRIEGDVAKEAALQFNRDWKEDGGKGRKTSEGKSTIHSGDSRYSLLFNTGGDLEGRMREWIDGAEESLIIATPYFIPTDFLVTSLKNAVSRGVDVRILVPDETDAWFTKPPGYKIEKELLEAGAGVYLYEKGFFHGKVMIIDHQWADLGTANWDPRSLFLNDESNCIIEGNKVTELEQLVLKDMEDGRRLSFKDFEEIPLWQKGLEYTPKWVFRYF